In candidate division WOR-3 bacterium, a genomic segment contains:
- a CDS encoding UPF0280 family protein: MKTNLYIPRSYRNECANSRFIQFTVRQKESDLFISAHRDLTSQAESVLTVLRQQLEEYIEYDQEFLFSLKPVAVSTGAPAIIKEMARAARLANVGPMAAVAGALSEYIGRYLNQFSTEVIVENGGDIFMITKKPVTVAIYAGHSPLSMRLGIELKPYPRGLGIATSSGTVGHSLSLGSADAVTVLAKSAALADAAATAIGNMVRSERDIPAALDTVRKIRGIIGLVVIIGERIGVVGKDLKIVPFAY, from the coding sequence ATGAAGACCAATCTTTACATTCCACGTTCTTATAGGAATGAATGTGCGAACTCCCGATTTATCCAGTTTACCGTCCGGCAAAAGGAGAGCGACCTATTCATCTCAGCACACCGGGATTTAACCTCACAGGCAGAATCTGTGTTGACTGTATTGCGCCAGCAATTGGAAGAGTATATTGAATATGACCAAGAATTTCTGTTTTCATTAAAACCAGTTGCAGTCTCGACCGGCGCACCTGCGATTATCAAGGAGATGGCCCGGGCTGCCCGCTTGGCGAATGTGGGACCGATGGCAGCGGTCGCGGGTGCACTCAGTGAGTACATCGGTCGATATCTAAATCAGTTTTCCACTGAAGTTATTGTGGAAAATGGTGGAGATATTTTTATGATAACTAAAAAGCCGGTAACGGTTGCGATCTACGCAGGCCACTCCCCTCTGTCGATGAGATTGGGAATAGAATTAAAACCATATCCCAGAGGGTTGGGGATTGCAACATCATCAGGAACGGTTGGACACTCCTTGAGTTTGGGCAGTGCCGATGCCGTGACAGTGCTTGCAAAAAGCGCTGCGCTCGCAGATGCCGCTGCCACCGCGATTGGGAATATGGTGCGGAGCGAAAGAGATATTCCAGCGGCACTGGATACAGTCCGGAAAATTCGGGGTATCATTGGATTGGTTGTGATAATAGGAGAGCGAATTGGGGTGGTGGGTAAGGATTTGAAAATAGTTCCTTTCGCCTATTGA
- a CDS encoding CdaR family protein, with protein MSEVLKQVVNFFTHDLMRKILALVLAFGLWLFVAIDGNYNYTRTISIDYINLPDNFIITSSPPRLNVTFTGKGKNLINLWSTPPKAVCNLSDVVPGRNVFSTRDLTLPIKDLGIDYEQRFIIVEVDEKLVKIVKPTILIKGSPKEGYALAEIEILDTLRLIGPKKILEGIGELYTESLEVNNKSISFEKNLRIKPLSELVKIIPENIKVRVVIDTVVKNTFTNIPIAVIKNPKQHVKLTHNLIDTLIIAGARGRLQKLNTNEIKVHLKVNDLVPGAYRIAPEIILPEFVNATYIKPQQIQIVVY; from the coding sequence ATGTCGGAAGTCCTGAAACAAGTAGTCAATTTTTTTACCCACGATTTAATGAGGAAAATTTTGGCTTTGGTGCTCGCCTTTGGCCTCTGGCTTTTTGTCGCAATCGATGGGAATTATAATTACACCCGCACCATTTCCATAGATTACATCAACCTGCCCGATAACTTTATCATCACCAGTTCCCCTCCTCGCTTGAATGTAACATTTACCGGAAAAGGAAAAAACCTTATCAATCTCTGGTCGACCCCCCCGAAGGCGGTTTGTAACCTCAGCGATGTCGTTCCAGGCCGGAATGTTTTTTCTACCCGCGATTTAACATTACCCATAAAGGATCTGGGGATAGACTACGAACAGAGGTTCATCATCGTCGAGGTGGATGAGAAATTGGTGAAGATTGTTAAACCGACGATTCTGATAAAAGGCAGCCCTAAAGAAGGTTATGCACTCGCTGAGATTGAAATCCTTGATACTTTAAGGCTGATTGGTCCCAAAAAAATTCTGGAAGGAATTGGTGAACTTTATACCGAGTCTTTAGAGGTAAACAATAAATCGATATCGTTTGAAAAAAATCTGCGAATAAAACCACTATCCGAATTGGTAAAAATCATTCCAGAGAATATCAAAGTGAGGGTAGTAATTGATACGGTAGTAAAAAATACCTTCACAAATATCCCGATAGCTGTAATAAAAAATCCAAAACAACATGTCAAATTGACTCATAATCTCATTGATACACTTATCATTGCGGGTGCGAGGGGTCGACTCCAAAAATTAAATACCAACGAAATCAAAGTCCATCTAAAAGTTAACGACTTGGTCCCGGGTGCCTACCGCATCGCGCCCGAGATAATTTTGCCTGAGTTTGTTAATGCAACCTATATAAAACCACAGCAGATCCAAATCGTGGTATACTGA
- a CDS encoding BatA domain-containing protein: protein MKFLNPNYLWGLVLVLAPIIIHLIFKKNLKRIPFSSLWLLKSADINRLKWLRLKELIILIARSVLVAGIFLALAHPQYEGRSFPSNKLAAVYLVVDNSLSMHYGDNFENALKQAKRWIKNYSSKSLFYVTPLCPDEGNNFFWMNQQTALKRLEDIKLSFKTGFLKIHYKDFLNKPAPFPKEFIYIGDGQQINFKDLTSLKDFYWLPVPLGSNVAIEQVRVKEYPGGSEGIYPLEVKVKNYGNKIFSGKLELITDNFSRQQELTIADNGMGTVLFFLPKDIRKGIIRISPDSLLSDNEYYFFKALPAKIKVLIAGETKYLKTALAPSVQVPLLFQVDSTSNLKNFNPREYQVVILNGIAEISEFELLKLCNFASQPGTGLVIFLGPIIGARLKELILPVGELESWLTLDGYLNIDWLDEGYPPFLPLTHNQGIKGIKIFRLWEMKPHGRCLMRLNNRLPFLVHWNNMMVFATMPEKENTDIMYNPNFVPILYTSIYGLTHREIDKEYRLSEITGEADFKNPIERPGFYKIGTDTFGINPDLVESNPAVITPRMASEMGIKVVNPDIVAGTVDFTNQFLFISLCAFMVEVILLFL, encoded by the coding sequence ATGAAATTCCTAAATCCCAATTATCTGTGGGGTCTGGTTTTGGTCCTTGCTCCAATCATCATTCACCTCATCTTTAAAAAAAATTTGAAAAGAATACCATTCTCTTCACTTTGGCTATTGAAGAGCGCCGATATCAACCGCCTGAAATGGTTGCGGCTCAAAGAATTGATAATTTTGATTGCCCGATCTGTGTTAGTGGCGGGAATCTTTCTCGCCCTGGCGCACCCCCAATATGAAGGCAGATCATTCCCATCGAATAAACTCGCTGCGGTCTACCTGGTAGTAGATAACTCATTGAGTATGCATTATGGAGATAACTTTGAGAATGCCTTAAAACAGGCCAAAAGGTGGATCAAAAATTACTCTTCAAAAAGTCTTTTTTATGTAACACCCCTTTGTCCGGATGAAGGGAATAATTTTTTCTGGATGAATCAACAGACTGCCTTAAAAAGGCTTGAGGATATAAAATTAAGTTTTAAAACCGGCTTTCTCAAAATCCATTATAAAGATTTTCTTAATAAGCCGGCACCCTTCCCTAAGGAGTTTATCTACATCGGCGATGGCCAGCAGATAAATTTTAAGGATTTGACTTCTTTAAAAGATTTTTACTGGCTGCCTGTTCCTCTGGGTAGCAATGTGGCAATAGAACAGGTACGCGTCAAAGAATATCCCGGGGGCTCGGAAGGGATTTACCCTCTGGAAGTGAAAGTAAAAAATTACGGGAACAAAATTTTTTCTGGGAAGTTAGAACTTATCACCGATAACTTCTCTCGCCAACAAGAACTGACAATTGCCGATAATGGGATGGGCACAGTTTTATTTTTTTTACCAAAAGATATTCGGAAAGGAATAATTCGGATCAGTCCAGACAGCCTGCTTTCGGATAATGAGTATTACTTCTTTAAGGCATTACCCGCAAAGATAAAGGTTTTAATCGCGGGTGAAACTAAATACTTAAAAACTGCCCTGGCACCTTCGGTTCAGGTCCCCTTGCTTTTTCAGGTGGATAGTACCAGCAATCTGAAGAATTTTAATCCCCGCGAATATCAGGTTGTAATTTTGAATGGCATAGCAGAGATTAGTGAATTTGAACTTTTGAAACTCTGTAACTTTGCTTCACAACCCGGCACCGGGTTGGTCATATTTCTCGGTCCAATAATTGGGGCGCGTTTAAAAGAATTAATTTTGCCCGTTGGAGAATTGGAAAGTTGGCTAACCCTTGATGGCTATCTCAATATTGACTGGCTTGACGAAGGTTATCCCCCGTTTCTCCCCTTGACACATAATCAAGGAATAAAAGGAATAAAAATTTTCAGATTATGGGAGATGAAACCCCATGGTCGATGCCTCATGCGACTCAACAATCGACTTCCGTTTTTGGTGCACTGGAATAACATGATGGTCTTTGCCACGATGCCTGAGAAAGAAAATACGGATATCATGTACAACCCTAATTTCGTCCCTATCCTTTACACCAGTATTTACGGCCTCACTCACCGAGAGATTGATAAAGAATACCGCCTGAGTGAAATAACGGGAGAGGCGGATTTTAAAAATCCCATCGAGAGACCCGGGTTTTATAAAATTGGCACTGATACCTTCGGTATCAATCCGGATTTAGTCGAAAGCAATCCTGCGGTGATCACACCTCGTATGGCTTCCGAAATGGGGATAAAAGTTGTGAATCCAGATATTGTAGCAGGAACTGTGGATTTTACCAACCAATTTTTGTTTATAAGTTTGTGTGCCTTTATGGTGGAAGTAATTTTGCTTTTTTTATGA
- a CDS encoding DUF58 domain-containing protein codes for MSIRKSYLEPEILSRLSNLDLKARLVVEGFLTGLHHSPYKGFSQEFTDYRPYIPGDETKLIDWKIFARQDRFYVKEYQEETNLRAYILLDKSGSMGYGKKITKLEYAKFLGACLAYLLFKQRDGVGVMTFDTVIRDFIPPSAKKQNFTKLLEIIEKVNCGNETALGPVLFELGQKIKKRALVILLSDLLDEPSRVLKSLRSFRARKHEIIVFHILDPDEYTFPFQEPALFQDLETKEHFVVEPRAIKNSYTKKFREFLNYYQQGMREAHIDYELILTSEKYDRALFYYLQKRERLP; via the coding sequence ATGAGCATCAGAAAAAGTTATCTTGAACCCGAAATTCTTTCTCGCCTTTCAAATCTTGATTTGAAAGCGAGGTTGGTAGTGGAGGGTTTTTTAACCGGCTTGCACCATAGCCCCTATAAAGGTTTTTCTCAGGAATTCACCGATTACCGCCCCTATATTCCGGGTGATGAAACAAAACTTATTGACTGGAAAATCTTTGCCCGTCAAGACCGGTTTTATGTGAAAGAATATCAAGAGGAGACGAATCTGCGGGCTTATATCCTTTTGGATAAGAGTGGCTCCATGGGCTACGGAAAAAAGATCACAAAACTTGAATATGCTAAATTCCTCGGAGCCTGCCTTGCATATCTCCTATTCAAACAGCGTGATGGGGTAGGCGTAATGACCTTTGACACCGTGATTCGTGATTTTATCCCTCCTTCTGCTAAGAAACAGAATTTCACAAAACTGCTGGAAATAATTGAGAAAGTAAATTGTGGGAATGAAACTGCCCTCGGACCAGTATTATTTGAACTAGGCCAGAAGATCAAAAAACGGGCACTGGTGATACTTCTTTCCGATTTATTAGATGAACCTTCCCGGGTTTTGAAATCATTGAGATCATTCCGTGCACGAAAGCATGAAATAATCGTCTTCCACATTCTGGATCCCGATGAATACACCTTCCCTTTCCAGGAGCCTGCTCTTTTCCAGGACTTAGAAACAAAAGAACATTTTGTAGTGGAGCCACGGGCGATAAAAAATTCTTACACGAAAAAATTTAGGGAATTTTTAAATTACTACCAACAGGGAATGCGGGAGGCTCATATCGATTATGAATTAATATTAACTTCCGAAAAATACGACCGCGCATTATTTTATTATCTCCAAAAGCGAGAAAGACTGCCATGA
- a CDS encoding NIL domain-containing protein produces the protein MQVTKKVVLHFPESLVEKPVTYELVKKYDIIFNILKAKIAIDGGEGLLLLELAGSEENLNKGLKYLRELGIKIESLSKDIIWFKDNCIMCGICSSICPSHAFHIRQPEMEVVFEPEKCIGCEECLKVCPYNAIRLKLI, from the coding sequence ATGCAGGTGACAAAAAAAGTCGTGCTCCATTTTCCGGAAAGTCTGGTGGAGAAGCCTGTTACTTATGAGCTTGTTAAAAAATATGATATCATTTTTAACATCCTCAAGGCAAAGATCGCAATTGACGGCGGTGAGGGATTGCTTTTACTGGAATTGGCCGGAAGCGAAGAAAATTTAAATAAGGGATTGAAGTACCTGAGAGAGCTCGGCATAAAAATTGAATCTCTAAGCAAAGATATCATTTGGTTTAAGGATAACTGTATAATGTGCGGTATCTGTTCCAGTATCTGCCCCAGTCATGCTTTTCACATTCGGCAGCCGGAGATGGAAGTAGTGTTTGAACCCGAAAAATGCATTGGTTGCGAAGAGTGTTTAAAGGTCTGCCCTTATAATGCGATAAGGCTAAAATTGATTTAA
- a CDS encoding NAD-dependent epimerase/dehydratase family protein: MKILVTGGAGFIGSHIVDAYLKAGHQVVIVDDLSTGDIKNVNPAAIFIKQDITAGDMEKIFKEFQFDVVNHHAAQINVRYSLEDPIFDARVNIIGSLNLLKLCAEYKVKRFIFASSGGAIYGEPKNFPITEDFPPDPLSPYGVAKLTVENYIKIFARLYNFDYVILRYSNVYGPRQISKSEAGVISIFINNILEDKICFVNGDGNQIRDYVYVQDVVRANLLALSAPSDCFNIGTGIETSVNDLLKILGEILNGEIKHQHRDPIPGEVFKNVLDASKAKRYLNWTPEVPLKRGIELTYHYFYNEHQKKLS, translated from the coding sequence ATGAAAATACTCGTAACAGGAGGTGCCGGTTTCATTGGTTCCCATATCGTCGATGCCTATCTCAAGGCAGGGCACCAGGTAGTTATCGTTGATGATCTTTCCACCGGTGATATCAAAAATGTCAATCCCGCAGCAATTTTTATAAAACAGGACATTACTGCTGGGGATATGGAAAAAATCTTTAAAGAATTCCAGTTTGATGTAGTAAACCACCATGCCGCCCAGATAAACGTTCGCTATTCTTTAGAAGATCCAATCTTTGATGCCCGGGTGAATATAATCGGCTCCTTAAACCTGCTCAAGCTTTGTGCTGAGTATAAAGTAAAAAGATTTATTTTTGCCTCCAGCGGCGGTGCGATATACGGAGAGCCTAAAAATTTTCCCATCACCGAAGATTTTCCACCAGATCCCCTATCGCCTTATGGAGTAGCCAAACTCACGGTTGAAAATTATATAAAAATTTTTGCCCGATTATACAATTTTGATTATGTAATTCTTCGCTACAGCAATGTCTATGGTCCGCGTCAGATATCCAAGAGCGAAGCAGGTGTCATCTCCATTTTTATCAATAATATTCTTGAAGATAAAATATGCTTTGTCAATGGTGACGGCAATCAAATAAGGGACTATGTTTATGTGCAGGATGTGGTCCGGGCAAACTTGCTCGCTCTCAGTGCTCCTTCGGATTGCTTTAATATTGGAACAGGCATTGAGACGAGTGTCAATGACCTGCTTAAAATCTTGGGCGAAATACTGAATGGTGAGATTAAACATCAGCATCGTGATCCAATACCAGGTGAGGTGTTTAAAAATGTCCTGGACGCCTCCAAGGCAAAAAGATATCTTAACTGGACGCCGGAAGTACCTCTGAAAAGGGGGATTGAACTCACCTACCATTATTTTTATAATGAGCATCAGAAAAAGTTATCTTGA
- a CDS encoding tetratricopeptide repeat protein, which yields MEKRLNEIKELWKKSINLELQGKYKEAVGLLEKAVKLNPNDGNLYNRLGDLYLKLSRVKEAINAYQNGIKAFRAENFLRNALALCKKILRYDPSNTEINFTIAELLIDLDEKSDAAMYLFSYIERQMAAGNKKEVTRAMELLKNLKLSESPVVNKLQAMADKIEEKKKAEESPPSPPSLAEKITEMDIAELEIQPVPTGEDFKNSVLSSDSTKVIEQNIIPRLENLTEEIERVALELRRAMRIDEVVVALDKSLNIFSQQQKEAIHLLCKTLNDDLVNLRKTIAELLAGTRINIDKLEDIFGNLRNTLNDINHHQRLLIEELGRGFDDVGGRIESALLKMLEDLRNFTEAYEKANQEIYAKVAENSQLTNAVLKMSGETKIGIQTINESLLKFFLSQDAQIKKLNKFVFLIAAILAGVVILLLLNLFLK from the coding sequence ATGGAAAAAAGGCTGAACGAAATAAAAGAACTTTGGAAAAAAAGTATTAACCTGGAACTCCAGGGAAAGTATAAGGAGGCGGTAGGATTATTAGAAAAAGCGGTAAAATTAAATCCCAATGATGGCAATCTTTATAATCGCTTGGGCGATTTATACCTGAAACTAAGCAGAGTAAAAGAAGCAATAAATGCCTATCAAAATGGAATAAAGGCATTCCGGGCCGAAAATTTTTTGAGAAATGCCCTTGCTCTTTGTAAAAAAATCTTACGCTATGACCCCAGTAATACCGAAATCAATTTCACCATTGCCGAATTGCTCATTGATCTTGATGAGAAGAGTGATGCGGCGATGTATCTATTCTCATATATTGAAAGACAGATGGCTGCGGGCAATAAAAAAGAAGTCACCCGCGCTATGGAACTTTTGAAGAATCTCAAGTTGAGCGAGTCACCCGTCGTCAATAAACTCCAGGCAATGGCTGATAAAATAGAGGAAAAGAAAAAAGCCGAAGAATCACCGCCCTCACCACCTTCCCTTGCCGAGAAGATCACCGAAATGGACATTGCGGAATTGGAAATTCAACCCGTGCCCACCGGGGAAGATTTTAAAAACAGTGTTTTATCTTCGGACTCGACAAAAGTCATAGAACAGAATATCATCCCACGCTTAGAGAATTTAACCGAAGAGATTGAACGGGTTGCGCTTGAATTGCGCCGGGCAATGAGAATTGACGAGGTGGTAGTTGCCCTTGATAAATCTTTAAATATCTTTTCCCAGCAACAAAAAGAAGCTATACACTTATTGTGCAAAACTTTAAATGATGATTTGGTCAATCTAAGAAAAACGATAGCAGAACTGCTTGCCGGAACTAGGATTAATATCGACAAATTAGAGGATATCTTCGGCAATCTAAGAAATACCTTAAACGATATCAATCACCACCAGCGTTTGTTAATTGAAGAGTTGGGACGGGGTTTTGACGATGTCGGCGGGCGGATTGAATCTGCACTTCTAAAGATGCTAGAAGATCTCCGAAATTTTACCGAGGCTTATGAAAAAGCAAACCAAGAAATCTATGCAAAGGTGGCGGAAAATTCTCAACTAACAAATGCGGTCTTAAAAATGAGTGGCGAAACCAAAATCGGTATTCAGACCATCAACGAAAGTCTTTTAAAATTTTTTCTCAGCCAGGACGCACAGATTAAAAAATTAAATAAGTTTGTTTTTCTCATTGCTGCAATTTTAGCCGGTGTGGTTATTTTACTTTTGCTCAACCTCTTTTTAAAATAA
- a CDS encoding cold shock domain-containing protein, which yields MVYGKVKWFDGKKGYGFIEKEDGTGDVFVHYQDIVGEGYRVLREGERVKFEITQTPKGDKAIKVERAKNE from the coding sequence TTGGTCTACGGAAAAGTGAAATGGTTCGACGGTAAGAAGGGTTATGGGTTCATTGAGAAAGAAGACGGAACCGGTGATGTATTTGTCCATTATCAAGATATAGTGGGCGAAGGTTATCGGGTCCTTAGAGAAGGTGAACGAGTTAAGTTCGAAATAACCCAGACTCCGAAAGGAGACAAGGCAATTAAAGTCGAACGCGCAAAAAACGAATAA
- the sppA gene encoding signal peptide peptidase SppA, with translation MRYLKIITAMYLLAFNLSYGVSSLFYEHNKFLLSSAGTLGTGFYGYANPALLTYQHQLDLAFIWSDLRKEPRGINDWMFLTGMPHFSCAIGNERFSDGSIQKYYLALSLGDKRQSIGIGYQWTGGDKRIQNTSALWKIGYLLRPRRHLSLGFVGLIGDQETQQEIYFDLGIRPLGNEKVTFFVDCAVPRGVVLKDSPWSTGIVLEPLPGIRFTTRYFNDRSLQGGINISLGRVGLSTQTHYDDRHSHQGNTYGIRMGAYDRNIFRYLTRKNKNYLELELFGPLHYQRYLLFDKSNTLLSLLQTLEMAKQDETIKGIALNLSGIQTSLEMAWELREKLRDFKVKNKKIIVYIDEAGFLEYYLASVADFIVIDPQGGINLQGLLMGRMFFKNALDKIGIGVDEWRYFKYKSAAEVLSRDKMSEADREQRQAIIDDYYYTIKTDICSARGFSPERFDQLVNEECIFLPTEAVENNLADTVGRWDEMKEIVKNCEGANKRLVPKSALSLPELPPDNYWGERPKIAIIYGLGECAMDTGIKARKLVKDFEWVTGRRDIKAVVFRVDSPGGSPLASDIIAEAIKKCQKKKPVVVSQGSVAGSGGYWLSMYGDKIIAAPFTMTGSIGVIGLWLYNKELKERLGFSTDFVRVGEHADLGFGFQYPFLGQLPDRNLTVAEKQRIEYHIKSLYKDFVTRVAQGRNKSYEEIETIAQGRVWSGLRGKEIGLVDTLGGLETAIKIAKNLAGIEKEEITIVELPRPELFPPNLFTPRIIQTKEENSAFIRQLNFLMKNNGRALLIMPVEYLFSIPGDYLK, from the coding sequence ATGAGATACCTTAAGATTATCACCGCAATGTATCTTCTCGCCTTTAACCTAAGTTACGGTGTTTCTTCTTTATTCTATGAACATAATAAATTCTTACTTTCTTCAGCTGGTACACTTGGGACAGGATTTTATGGTTATGCCAATCCTGCACTTTTAACCTATCAACATCAATTGGATTTGGCATTTATCTGGTCAGACCTAAGAAAGGAGCCAAGGGGTATCAATGACTGGATGTTTTTGACTGGGATGCCTCATTTCTCTTGTGCCATAGGCAATGAAAGATTTTCTGATGGTTCGATCCAGAAGTATTACCTTGCACTTTCGCTGGGTGATAAAAGACAGAGCATAGGCATCGGCTACCAATGGACCGGAGGGGACAAAAGGATTCAGAATACATCAGCGCTCTGGAAAATCGGTTATTTGCTCCGTCCTCGCCGTCATCTCTCCCTCGGTTTTGTAGGGTTAATTGGTGATCAGGAGACGCAGCAGGAAATCTATTTTGATTTAGGAATTAGGCCTCTGGGTAATGAGAAAGTAACTTTTTTTGTGGATTGTGCAGTACCGAGGGGTGTGGTGCTTAAGGATAGTCCTTGGAGCACGGGCATTGTGTTGGAGCCGCTTCCTGGTATTAGATTCACCACCCGTTACTTCAACGACCGTTCTCTTCAGGGAGGGATAAATATAAGTCTGGGTAGAGTTGGTTTGAGCACCCAAACCCATTATGATGATCGACATAGCCATCAGGGCAATACTTATGGAATAAGAATGGGCGCCTACGATCGTAACATTTTCCGTTATCTCACGCGCAAAAATAAAAATTATCTGGAACTGGAACTATTCGGACCACTACATTATCAACGATATCTTTTGTTTGATAAAAGCAATACCCTGCTCTCCCTTTTACAAACCTTGGAAATGGCAAAGCAGGATGAAACCATAAAGGGGATCGCCCTCAATCTATCTGGCATCCAGACCAGCCTGGAGATGGCATGGGAATTGAGAGAGAAACTTAGAGATTTTAAAGTGAAAAATAAAAAGATTATTGTCTACATCGATGAAGCCGGATTCCTTGAGTACTACCTCGCATCAGTGGCTGATTTCATTGTCATTGACCCCCAGGGCGGAATCAATCTCCAGGGACTCCTCATGGGTCGGATGTTCTTTAAAAATGCCTTGGACAAAATTGGCATTGGTGTCGACGAATGGCGTTATTTCAAATATAAGTCTGCGGCTGAGGTCCTATCCCGGGATAAGATGTCAGAGGCTGATCGGGAACAACGCCAGGCAATAATTGACGATTATTACTACACCATCAAGACCGACATCTGCTCGGCACGGGGATTTAGCCCTGAAAGATTTGACCAACTGGTGAATGAAGAGTGTATCTTTTTGCCCACCGAGGCAGTGGAAAATAATCTTGCTGATACTGTGGGTCGCTGGGATGAGATGAAGGAGATCGTGAAAAATTGCGAAGGGGCTAATAAGCGTCTGGTTCCGAAGTCAGCTTTGTCGCTACCCGAATTACCTCCGGATAACTATTGGGGCGAAAGACCGAAGATCGCCATAATATATGGCTTGGGTGAATGTGCGATGGATACAGGGATAAAAGCCCGGAAATTGGTAAAAGATTTTGAATGGGTCACGGGACGCAGGGACATAAAAGCTGTGGTCTTCCGGGTTGACTCTCCCGGCGGAAGTCCATTGGCATCAGATATCATTGCTGAAGCAATAAAAAAATGTCAGAAGAAAAAACCGGTGGTAGTATCACAGGGTTCGGTTGCGGGTTCTGGGGGTTACTGGTTATCTATGTATGGTGATAAAATCATTGCGGCTCCTTTTACCATGACCGGTTCAATCGGGGTTATCGGTCTTTGGCTTTATAACAAGGAACTAAAAGAACGGCTGGGATTCTCCACGGATTTTGTCAGAGTTGGTGAACATGCGGATTTGGGGTTTGGATTCCAGTACCCTTTTCTGGGGCAACTGCCGGATCGAAATCTCACTGTTGCCGAAAAACAACGGATCGAGTATCATATCAAGTCTCTATACAAAGATTTTGTGACCAGGGTTGCCCAGGGACGTAACAAAAGTTACGAGGAGATAGAGACGATTGCCCAGGGAAGGGTTTGGTCCGGATTACGGGGTAAAGAAATCGGACTGGTTGATACTCTGGGTGGGTTGGAGACGGCAATCAAGATTGCGAAAAATCTTGCGGGCATAGAAAAAGAAGAAATTACCATTGTCGAATTGCCCCGGCCCGAACTCTTTCCACCCAATCTATTCACACCCCGAATCATTCAGACTAAAGAGGAGAATAGCGCATTCATCCGTCAGTTAAATTTTCTGATGAAGAATAATGGTCGGGCACTCTTGATAATGCCAGTAGAATATTTGTTCTCCATTCCTGGAGATTATTTAAAATAA
- the argF gene encoding ornithine carbamoyltransferase, which translates to MKKDLISIFDLSRDEIYQIFELTKDLKAKQKNGVEHKLLKDKTLAMIFEKPSLRTRVTFETGMTQLGGHAIYLAPGDIQMGKRETVKDIAKNLSRWVDIIMARVFSHNTVKELAENADIPVINGLCDLEHPCQILGDLFTIIEKRGGLEKVTIAFVGDGNNVCNSFIAASALLNFRLHVATPLDYQPNKDYMARARNLFWTDKPEEAIKDADVIYTDVWASMGQEAEAELRKKVFRPYQINSDLLKKVRKEDYLIMHCLPAHRGEEITDEVLDGPHSIVYDQAENRLHIQKGIMVYLCRKS; encoded by the coding sequence ATGAAAAAAGACTTAATCTCTATATTCGATTTGAGCCGGGATGAAATTTACCAAATATTTGAACTCACAAAAGATTTAAAGGCAAAACAGAAAAATGGTGTGGAGCATAAGTTATTGAAAGACAAAACCCTGGCGATGATCTTTGAGAAACCTTCGTTGCGCACACGGGTGACTTTTGAAACCGGGATGACTCAGCTCGGCGGACATGCGATTTATCTGGCACCAGGAGATATTCAGATGGGAAAACGGGAAACAGTGAAGGATATTGCAAAAAATCTTTCGCGCTGGGTTGATATCATCATGGCGCGGGTATTCAGTCATAATACTGTCAAAGAACTGGCTGAGAATGCCGATATTCCGGTCATCAATGGCTTATGCGACCTTGAACACCCCTGCCAGATTCTGGGTGATCTGTTCACGATAATTGAAAAAAGGGGTGGGTTAGAGAAGGTGACGATCGCCTTCGTCGGCGACGGTAACAATGTTTGTAATTCATTTATCGCAGCCTCGGCGCTCCTCAATTTCAGGCTCCATGTAGCCACACCCCTGGATTATCAGCCTAATAAAGATTATATGGCAAGGGCGAGAAATTTGTTCTGGACCGATAAACCAGAAGAGGCGATCAAAGATGCTGATGTGATATATACCGATGTCTGGGCGTCGATGGGGCAAGAGGCAGAGGCAGAATTACGGAAAAAGGTCTTCAGGCCTTATCAGATAAATAGTGACCTGCTAAAGAAGGTTCGCAAAGAAGATTATCTAATCATGCATTGCCTGCCCGCCCACCGTGGTGAAGAAATCACCGATGAAGTGCTTGATGGACCGCATTCAATCGTCTATGACCAGGCAGAAAATCGTCTCCATATCCAGAAAGGGATAATGGTATATCTATGTCGGAAGTCCTGA